The following DNA comes from Microbacterium wangchenii.
ACAGAGCCAGGACATCCTGATGTCGGGGCTGGCCCGACTGGAGTATCGGGGCTACGACTCGGCCGGCATCGCCGTCATCGACGGTGAGGGCGGCCTCGGCATGCGCAAGCGCGCGGGCAAGCTCGCGGTGCTGCGCGACGACCTCGTCGACCGGCCGATGCCGGACGGCACGACCGGCATCGGGCACACCCGGTGGGCGACCCACGGCGGCCCCACCGACGTCAACGCGCACCCGCACCTGGCCGACGACGGCAAGCTCGCCGTGATCCACAACGGCATCATCGAGAACTTCGCCGAGCTGAAGTCCGAACTCGTGGGGGAGGGGTTCTCCTTCCGCAGCGACACCGACACCGAGGTCGCCGCCGTCCTGCTCGGCCGCGAGTACGCCGCCACCGGCGACCTCGCGCAGGCCTTCCGCGCTGTCGTCGCGCGCCTGGAGGGCGCCTTCACGCTGCTGGCGATGCACCAGGACTCCCCTGGCGTGGTCGTCGGGGCTCGCCGCAACTCACCGCTGGTGATCGGCCTCGGCGACGGGGAGAACTTCCTCGGCTCCGACGTCGCCGCCTTCGTCGAGCACACGCGCAACGCCCTCGCGATCGGGCAGGACCAGATCGTCGTCATCACCCCCACGGGCGTCGAGGTCACCGACTTCGCCGGGTCCGTGGTGGAGGTCGAACCGTTCGAGGTGACGTGGGATGCCGCGGCCGCCGAGAAGGGCGGCTGGTCCTCGTTCATGGCCAAGGAGGTCGCCGAAGAGCCCGAGGCGGTCGCCAAGACCCTCCTCGGCCGCATCCACGAGGGCCGCGTGGAGATCCCCGAGCTGGACGGCATGGACGACCTGCTGCGAGGAATCGACCGCATCCTGGTGATCGCGTGCGGCACCGCCGCGTACGCCGGCATGGTCGGAAAGTACGCCCTGGAGAGCTGGACCCGCGTGCCGGTCGATGTCGAACTCGCCCACGAGTTCCGCTACCGCGACCCGGTGCTCTCCCCGAACACGCTCGTGGTGTCGATCAGCCAGTCCGGCGAGACGATGGACACGCTGATGGCGGTCAAGTACGCCCGCGAGCAGGGCGCCAAGACGCTGTCGATCTGCAACACGCAGGGCGCGACCATCCCGCGCGAGTCCGACGCCGTCGTGTACACCCACGCCGGCCCCGAGGTGGCCGTGGCCTCCACGAAGGCCTTCGTCGCGCAGATCACCGCGCTGTACCTGCTGGCCCTGCACGTCGCGCGCCTGCGCGGCACGCTCTCGGCCGAGCAGCTGGCCGACAACGTCGCCGAGCTCGAGGCGATCCCGGGCAAGATCGTGCGCGTGCTGGAGACCGAGCAGGAGCGCATCTCGCAGTTCGCGCACTGGATGGCCGACACGCGATCGGTCCTCTTCCTCGGCCGCCACGTCGGCTACCCCATCGCCATGGAGGGCGCGCTCAAGCTCAAGGAGCTCGCCTACATCCACGCCGAGGGCTTCGCCGCCGGCGAGCTCAAGCACGGCCCGATCGCGCTCATCGAGGCCGGTCAGCCGGTCTTCGTGGTGGTGCCGTCTCCCCGCGGGAGCGGCGACATGCACCGCAAGGTGATCTCCAGCATCGAGGAGATCCGCGCCCGCGGCGCGCGCGTCATCGCGATCGCCGAGGAGGGTGACGCCGCCGTGCTGCCCGTCGCCGACGAGGTGCTGCGCATCCCGCTGGCCGCGCCCATGTTCGAGCCGCTCCTGGCCGTCGTGCCGCTGCACATCTTCGCGATGGGCCTGGCCACGGCCAAGGGCCTGGACGTGGACCAGCCGCGGAACCTCGCCAAGTCGGTGACGGTCGAGTAGACCGCGGGCGGAGTCCCGGCCGCGGGGGCGGAGCGCCCCCGCGTCAGGACACTCGGACCTCGTCCCCGTCCACCGTGAAGGTGGTGTCGAGTCCGGCCGCGGACGAGGCGCCGCGGAGGTAGTCCACCACTTCGGCGAAGCGCGGGTCGTCGGGAGCGAGGATCTCGGGCACGGCCATCCGATCGATCCACACCGGACGCAGGCGCACCCCCGACACGCCCCTCTCGTCGATGTCGCAGTCCACGATGATCGATTTGCGTGAATCCGGCGGGAAGTTGAACATCCCGCCGATGTCGGGCTCCCAGCCGGGGTGCAGGGACAGCAGGTGCCGGAATGATGGTCGCTGGGCGTGCTCCTCATCCATCGGCAGCTCGATCGCGAAATTGCCGAGGCTGTGGAAGATGGCCTTCCCGCGATACATCTCGACGCCTTTGAGGATGTGGGCGTGGTGGCCGATGACCAGGTCGGCGCCGGCGTCGATCGCCGCCCGCCCCGCCACGCGCTGGTAATCGGCGAGTTCGGCGTAGCTGAAGTGGATACCCCAGTGCGCCGACACGATGACGGCGTCCGCGATCTCCCGCGCGGCGCGGATGTCCGCCACCATGCCGCTGAGGTCGTCCGGATGGGGGAAGGTGTGCATCCGTGCCGGGGTGCCCGGCTGGTCCGGCTCGATCGGCTCGTGCACCGTGAAGGCGCGGAGGGGGGCGACGCCCGGACGCTGCGCCGTGGCCCAGTAGTCGGCCGGGAGGATGCTGCAGTACGCCAGGATCGCGACGCGGATCCCGTCGGCCTCGGCGATCCGGATCCGGCGGGCTTCGGAGAGATCCCGCCCGACGCCGAGCGGTACCACGCTCGCCGCGTCGAGCGCGTCGATCGTGTCGAAGAAGCCCTCGGTCCCCCAATCGAGCGAGTGGTTGCTCGCCCAGCCGGCGTGGGTGAAGCCCGCGCGCCGGAAGGCCGCAGCGGCATCCGGGTGCGTCCGTGAGGTGTGCTTGGTCTGCGGGACGCGCTGCCCGCGTTGGGTGAGGGTCATCTCGAGCTGCATGAACGCGATGTCCGCCGCGCGCACGTGCGCGGCGACCTTCTCGAACAGACTGTCGACGTCGGGGCGCTCGGGCCCGACGTCGCCGACGGCGGTGAAACGGATCATGCGGTGTGCTGTGCCTTTCGGGTGTGAGCGAGGACGACCGAGACCGGCCCGTCCTCTCGGAGCGCGTCGACCGCGTCGACGAGGCGGACCGCATCGCGCTCGCCGATGAGGGGGTCGGCGAGCGCGTGGAACTTCTCCAGTCGCGCGTCGCGATCCATGGGGGTCGTGGGAGTGCCGGGCGCTTCGGCGCGGACGGTGGTGGCGGTCGTGGTGGCGGTGCGCACCGTGACCGAGGCCAGCAGGCGGCGGGGGAAGGCCTCCTCCGCGGTGTCATCCACGTGGAGGGAGACCCGGTCCGCCTGGGCCCCGACATCCAGCCCCTGCTCGAAGAGGGTGTAGTGCAGGGGGTCGTTGCCACCCGCGACCAGGCGCATCGCCATGGCGTGGTGCAGGCTCATCTGCGCCTCCGTCATGTCGCGGGGCGAGCCGCCGATGTGACCCACGTGGGCCAGCGTCGCGCGGTCGACCCCGACCTCGATCGCCGTGATGTCCTCGGGCCGGATGTCGCCCTCGCGGAGGATCGCGTCCAGCCCCGCCAGCGGCGCTTGGATTCCGGCGCACACGCACCAGCGTTTGAGTGCGAGGCCGTCCAGCGCCCAGCGGTGCCCGAGCTGCGCGGTCAGCTGCTCGGGGCGGGCCTGTTCCACGAACGCCGCGAGGAACCCCCGTTCGCCTTCGATGGCGGCGAGGGGAGCGGTGAACCCGCCCGCGGCGAGGGCCGCCGAGCGGATGCCGGCCGCCGCCGCCATGCCTGCGTGCAGCCGCTTGATGTCGCCCCCGGTCCTCGTGAACTCCGTCGTGCCGCTCGCGTGCGCGGCGGCGATTCCGAGCGCGGCCAGGCCCCGTTCCGCAGTCAGCCCACGGACGCTGACAGCGGAGGCTGCCGAGCCGAAGACCCCGAGCGCGCTTGTGACGTGGAATCCGCGGTGGCTGGTCAGAGAAGGAGTGCAGGCCTCACCGAACCGCACGATCGACTCGAACCCGGCGGCGAGGGCGACGATGAGCGCGCGGCCCGAGATCCCCCGGTCCTCACCCAGCGCGAACGCGCTCGGCACGACAACACTGCCGGGGTGCGACAGCCCGGGCAGGGCGTAGTCGTCGATCTCGAAACCGTGCGCCGCCGTGCCGTTGATGAGGGCGGCCCACTCGGGACGGAGCGTGCGATCGAGCGCCGCGGAGCGGGATCTGCCGGTCGGCGACTCGACGGACGCGTACTCGGCCACCGTGCGCGTCCACGGCTGCGTGGCACCTACGAGGATCGCGCCGACGGTGTCGAGCGTGTGCGCCAGGACACGATCGATGACGCTGTCGGGCAGATCTTCGATACGGAGGCTCGCCGCCCATTCCGCCAGCTCGGCGGTCGCCCCCCTCACGCGGCCACGAGTTCGCTGAAGTGGCATGCGGCGAGCTGTCCCGCCGCGGTGCGCCGCAGGGTGGGAGTCTCGGTCGCGCACACATCCTGGGCGAGCGGACACCGGGTCCGGAACCGACAGCCGCTCGGCGGTGACATCGGCGAAGGCAGGTCTCCCGTCAGCGCCGCGCCCCGCGAGGGGGCGGCAGGGTCAGGTGCGGGGACGGAGTCGAGCAGCGCTCGCGTGTACGGGTGCCCGGGGTTCTCGTACAGCTCATCCACGCCTCCGATCTCCACGACGCGCCCCAGATACATGACCGCGACCCTGTCGCTGATGCTGCGCACCACCGAGAGGTCGTGGGAGATGAACAGCATCGCGAGCCCGTAACTCTCCTTCATGTCCTGCAGGAGATTGACCACCTGGGCCTGCACCGACACGTCCAGCGATGCCACCGGTTCGTCGCACACGAGCACCTGGGGCTCCATGACCATCGCGCGGGCGATCGCGATGCGCTGGCACTGGCCACCTGAGAACTCCGCGGCGCGGCGGTCCCCGACGCGGTCGGGGTCGAGACCGACCGCACGCAGCATGGCGTCCACGCGGGTGCGCGTCTCCGCCCTCGGCACGCCGGCGATCCGCAGCCCTTCGGCGACGAGATCGCGGACGCGGCGGCGGGGGTTCAGCGAGGCCCGCGCATCCTGGAAGATCATCTGCACGTCGCGCCGCCGGGACGCCGCGCGATCGGACAGCGTCACGCCGTCCAGGACGATCGTCCCCTCATCCGGGCCGGGTGCGCCCAGCAGGGCGCGCCCGGTGGTGGACTTCCCGCATCCTGACTCTCCCACGAGGGCGAGCGTCTCGCCACGTTCGAGGGAGAAGCTCACACCTGAGACGGCTTCCACGCTCCCCCCGGGCACCTTGAAGCGCTTGGTCAGGTCGCTCACCTCCAGCAGCGGCATGTCAGGCTCCTTCCGGGACGGGGTTGTGGCATCGCAGCGTTCGGCCTCCGTGCGGATGGGAGACCGCCGGCATGACGTCGGCGCACAGCGGCAGGGCGTTCGGGCAGCGCGGTGCGAACGGGCACCCGGTGCCGAGTAGCGTCAGATCCGGCGGGCTGCCGGGGATCGCTTCCAGCCGTGCGTGCCGCGAGCCGTCGATGCGGGGGATGGCCCGCAGCAGCGCCCGCGTGTACGGATGCCGCGGGTTGCGGAAGACCTCGACGGTCGGCCCGGATTCCACGACGTAGCCCCCGTACATCACCGCGATGGTGTCCGTGCGTCCCGCGATCACCGACAGGTCGTGGCTGACCATGATCATCGCGAGCGAGCGCTCGCGGGCGAGACGTGCCAAGAGATCGAGGATCTGGCGCTGGACCGTGACGTCCAGCGCCGTGGTGGGCTCGTCGGCGATGAGGATGTCCGGATCGCACACCAAGGCCATCGCGATCGTGATGCGCTGGCGCATCCCGCCGGAGAACTGGTGCGGGTAATGGCGGAGCCTGCGCTCGGGGTCGGGGATGCCTACCTGGCGCAGCAGCCCGACGGCCTTGGCCTTCGCCTCCGCGCGGGAGAGCCCGAGATTGAACATGGCCGCTTCGGTGACCTGGCGTCCGATCGGGACGACGGGGTTGAGCGCCATCATGGGGTCCTGGAAGACGATCCCGATGCGGCGGCCCCGCACACGGCGGGCGGTCTCGGAGGGCAGGCTGCGCAGATCTTGGCCTTCCAGGATGACCGACCCGGTCGACTGCGCCCCGGGAGCGAGTGCTCCGATGATGAACCCCGCCAGCGTGGACTTGCCCGAACCGGACTCACCGACCACGCCGAGCACCTCGCCGGCGCGCAGTTCGAGGTCCACCCCGCCGAGCGCCTTGACGTCGCCGCGCCCGGTCGGAATCGCGCAGCGTGCGTCCTCGACGCGAAGGAGTGCATCGGCACTCCCGGACTCGCGAAGGTCGGCCTGGCTATCGAGGGTCATGCGGCACCCGTTCCGCTCAGACGTCGGCGCAGATGGTCGCCGACCGTGTTGAAGCTGAGCACCGTGAGGAAGATCATCAGCGAGGGGGCCACGATCAGGTACGGCGCGCGGCTGAGGTTGTCCTTGCCCGAGGCGATCATCGAACCCCAGCTGGGGGCGGGCGGGGGAACCCCCACCCCGAGGAAGCTCAGCGAGCCCTCGATGACGATGATGACGGCGATGACGACCACGGCATAGGACACGACGGGCTGGATGCTGTTGGGGAGCAGTTCGCGGAAGACGATGCGCGCGCGACCGGCGCCCAGGGTGCGGGCCGCGGTGATGTAGTCACGGTTCATCTGCGCGAGCGCTGCGGAGCGGGTCAGGCGCAAGAACGGCGGAACGAAGAGGAACCCCAAGGCGAACACGAGAGTCGGTACGCCGGGGACCACGACGGTCGCGAGAGCCATCAGGAGCAGCAGCGGCGGGAACGACAGCACGGTGTCGGCGAGGACGTTGATGAGCGCTTCGATCTTCCCGCGCGCGTTCGCCGCGATGAGGCCGAGCAGCACGCCGATCACCAGCGCGATGACCGTGGCGCCGATCCCGACGGCGAGCGAGATCCGGATCCCGTAGATGAGCCGGGTCGCGACGTCGCGACCGATCGCGTCGGTGCCGAGCAGTGGTCCCTCGCCGGAGAACGGGGGGAGGCTCGGGCCGCCCACCGGTTCATCGATCCCGGGTAACGGCAGAAGATCCGCGACGAGGGCCAGAGTCGCCAGCAGGGCGATCCACGTCACCGACACCACGAGGGCGATGCGCCTGCCGGCATGCCGGCGCCGCGGCACCGTGACGGTGTGCAGCGTCCGGGTGGACGGCCTGGTGGGCGGGGCGGTCGCGGTCATCGGCGGGTCCTGGGGTCGAGGAAGGTGTAGGCGATGTCGACGGCGGCGTTGATGAGTACGTAGGTCACAGCGACGAGCACCACGATTCCTTGGATCATCGGGACGTCTTTGGCCGGGATCGACTGCAGGGCGAGGCTGCCCAGCCCCGGGAGGGCGAACAGGCTCTCGATGACGATGGATCCGGCCAGCAGTCGCCCGAACGCTACGGCCGCGACGGTGATGAGTGAGAAGGAGGACGGCCGCAGCACGTGTCGCAGCAGGATGTAGGCGCGGGGGAGACCCCGGACGGTGGCCGTGCGCACGAAGTCCTCGCGAAGCGTCGTGATGACATCCCCACGTAGCAGGCGGTAGAACGCGGGGAACTCTCCGAGCGCCAGGGCGAGCACGGGCACGAAGGCGAAACGGAGATTCTCGCCCAGCCCCGCAGAAAGCGGCGCCCACCCGGCCACGGGGAACCAGCGCGTCGACACCGCGAGGACGTACACGAGGACGACACCCACCACGAACACCGGGATGGACAGGAACCCCGACGCCAGGCTGGACATGATCCGGTCGAAGACGCCGTTCGCCCGCGATGCGGCGTAGACGGCGGCCGGGACGGCGATGAGCAGCGAGAGCAGGAGGGCCAGGACGGTCAGCTCGAGCGTGACGGGGAGGCGTTGCAGCAGGACCTCGGCGACCGGCTGGTTCGTCTGAATGGACGTTCCCAGGTCACCCGTCAGAGCGGCGCCGAGCCACTGCACGTATCGCGCGAACAGCGGTTGGTCGTACCCGTGTGCGGCATCGAAGTCGGCGATCTGCTGCGCCGTCGCGCCGGGGCCGAGGATGACCGATCCCGGGGAACCGGGCATGAGGTCCGTCAATGCCGTGGCGGCGAGCGTGACGAGCAGGACGACCGCGGCGAGGTGGGCCGCGCGGGCGAGGGCGGGACGGGAGCGGATGCGCGTGGCGCGCATCCGCTCCCCGGTGAATACGCTCACGCTACTCCGCGTTCAGCCAGAGGCGGTCGTAGAGGAGCGACCCGTCGCCGTGCAGCGTGAGGCCGTGCAGCGACTTCGCGTGGACGGTGAAGGATTCCTGATTGCGGATGGGGAGGATCGGCACCTGCGCGACGACGATCTCCTCGACGGTCGCGTACGCGGCGGTGCGCTCCTTCTCATCGACGCTGGCGCGCCCTGAGTCCAGCGCCGCGTCCAGCTCGGGGTCGGAGAACCCCATGTAGTTGGTCTGACCGCCGGTCTGCAGCAGCTTCGCGAGGTTCGGCTCCGGATCCGTGACCGGCACGATCTGCGCCGACATCTGGTAGTCCTGCTTGCGGAAAACTCGTTCGTCCAGCGTGGCGTTGTCGAGCGTCTCGATCTGTACGGTCACGTCGTCGTACTGCGCAAGGCGGCTCTGCAGGTACTCCGCGGTGCGGGTGAAGAATCCGCTCTGAGGCATCGTGACCGTGAACGAGACCGGGTTGCCGTCGGCGGCGAGTTCGCTGAAGAGGGCCTGAGCGGCCTCCGCGTCGTGCTCGACGAAGATGCTGTCCCCCGGGTGGAAGGCAGACTCGGGGCCGTACAGGCTGTCCGGAGCCGACGAGCCGGGGTCGACGACCGAGGTGAGCTCATCGATATTGAGCGCGAGCTGGACCGCCTGGCGGGCGCGGAGGTCATTGAACGGAGCGGTCTGCGTGTTGAACATCAGGACGGGTCCGCCGCCGGCCGGGGCGGTGGTCAGTGCGAGACCGGCGTCGGTCGCGGCCTGCTTGAAGGCGAGCTCCGACCCGGGCACGGCCGCGTGCGCGGCTCCGGTCTGCACGGTGTTGATGCGCTGCGTGGGGTCGCGCAGCGGCGTGAAGGTGATCGAATCGAGGTACGGCAGCCCCTCCTGGAAGTAGTCCGGGTTGCGCACCAGGGTCATGTGGTCGTCGCGGACCCATTCCTCGAGTACGAACGGTCCGGCGCCCACCGGGTTGTTGGCGTAGTCCGGATCCTCGGCCATGGCCGTCGGCGAGCCGATGTGCGTGAAGCTCGTGGCGACGATCTTGTCGAACTGGAGGTTCGGTTCGGTCAGCTCGATGGTGAGGGTCGTCTCGTCGACCACAGCGAACGTCGCGCCCTCGAGCAGTCCTGCCAGGGGTGAAGCGGTGGCCGGGTCCTGGATCCGCTCGTAATTCGCGACCACGGCGGCAGCATCCAGAGGCGTGCCGTCGGTGAAGACGATGTCGGGGTGCAGGCTCATGGTCCAGACGGTGCCGTCCACGTCGGGCTCCAGCGAGTCGCCGAGCTGCCCGTGGACCTCACCGGTGGACGCATCCGACCAGAACAGCACGTCGTAGATCGCTGCCATCCGGTTGGCGTCGCCCGACGGCGTGAGGTTGAACAGCAACGCCGGATCGAGACCGCGCACCGCCTCGACGCCGAGGATGATGGTGGCATCACCCCCGGCCACCGGGTCGCCGGTGGCGGAAGCGGGTCCCGCGGGCGCAGGATCGCCGCTGGTGCTGCAGGCGGCGAGGCCGAGGACCATCCCCGCGGCGATCACCGCCGCCGCGGTGCGGAGTGTGTGGTGCACGAGGTATCCCATCGTCGTTGATTCGGAACGCCACCCGCCGCATGGCAAGACGGCACTGTCACGCAATAGTATTCAGTAAAAGTGGCGACAGTCAATCCAGGTGAATCCTATTCGGACCATCACGCTCGCTGTCACGGCGCGGGATCGCGGTCGAGACTGGCGACATGATGCGAAACGGCGAGCCGGTCGCGAGAATAGACATCGTTCAAGCGGACGGGCGTTGGCGTAGAGTCGACAATCCGAGAGTGGAGCAGAACCAAATGACGCACAGTGACTCCCGGTGTCCGTTCGCCGACGACTTCGACGCGACGGCCGCCGAATCCTTCGACGGTGCGCACGAGAACTACCGCCGGCTGCGAGATGAGGCGCCCGTGGCGTACTCGAGCGGGTATGGCGGCTTCTACGCGCTGACGCGGTTCGAGGACGTCGAGAAGGCCGCGCGTGATTCGACGCGCTTCATCTCGTCCGTCCGCGCCGTCGTGCCGAGCGACCCGCGTGGCATCCGCCGGCCGCCGTTGAACTTCGACGCGCCGGCGCACTCGCCGTTCCGTCGTGCGCTCGACCGGACGCTGCACCACTCCAGGCTCGAACGGCTGGCTCCCCGCCTGCGTGCGCACGCCGAGCGGGAGATCCAGCCCTTCCTCGACGCCGGCACGAGCGATATCTGTCGGAGCTTCGGCACGATCTACCCGGCGTTCACCGCAGCGGAGTGGCTGAATCTCGACCGCGACCAGGTCTACCGACTCGCGTCGGTGTCGAGCGATTGGGTCGACGCCTGGCGCCGGCAGGACGGCGAGACGGTGACGGCGCGCAGTAACGAGATGTACGACATGGCGCGCGCCCTCGTCGCCGATCGTCGCGCCAACCCCCGGCCCGTCGAGACCGACCCGGCGAGCTCGCTGCTCGCCGAGGAGTACGAGGGGGCGCCGCTCGCAGAGGAGCTCGTCGTCGGCGCGCTCCGGCAGTCTCTGGTGGTCGGCCTCGTCGCCCCGCCCATCCTGCTCGGCGGTATCTGCGTCCACCTGAGCCGAGATCAGGACCTGCAGAGCCGGCTCCGCGCGGACCCTGCGCTCATCCCGGCAGCGCTCGAGGAGTTCATCCGCCTCTACACGCCGTATCGCGGCTTCGCCAGGACGGTCTCCGAGCCGGTGGAGGTTCACGGCCGCCTCATCGAGCCGGGGGTGCCCGTGACCCTCGTGTATGCGTCGGCCAATCGCGACGAGCGCGTCTTCCCGGATCCGGACGCATTCGTGCTGGACCGGTCGAACATCTCTCGGCACATGGGATTCGGCCGCGGGCGGCACCGCTGCGTGGGCATGGCTCTCGCGCGCCTGAGCCTCCGCATCGCGCTGGAGGTCCTCCTTGAGCGCACGCAGTCGTTCGATGTCGCGGGGGAGATCGAGATGACACGCATGCCCGAACTCGGTGCGCAGAGCGTGCCCCTGCGGGTCGTGCCCGCATGAGCTGCGGCTGAGGAGGTGCACCTCCCCTCGACCCGGGTCGGCGAAGGTCACGCGTCGCGGGATGTGTGGTGGGACGACAGTGCGGCGAGATCGCGATCGACCGCCCCGAGCACCTGACGGAATCGGGCCTCCGCCGCGACCCCGAGTTCGTCGTAGATGCGGAACGCGACTTCTCGCGCGCGAGCGCGCGGCCAACCGTCGGGCAGCAGCTCGACAGGCAGATCGGGGTCGAACTGCCGGAACTGCAGCCATTCGGTCATGATCTCGGTACGCATGACGAGGGCGTCGCGCGGAGTGACGCCGCCGGCGAGCACCTCCT
Coding sequences within:
- the glmS gene encoding glutamine--fructose-6-phosphate transaminase (isomerizing), with translation MCGIIGYVGPRQSQDILMSGLARLEYRGYDSAGIAVIDGEGGLGMRKRAGKLAVLRDDLVDRPMPDGTTGIGHTRWATHGGPTDVNAHPHLADDGKLAVIHNGIIENFAELKSELVGEGFSFRSDTDTEVAAVLLGREYAATGDLAQAFRAVVARLEGAFTLLAMHQDSPGVVVGARRNSPLVIGLGDGENFLGSDVAAFVEHTRNALAIGQDQIVVITPTGVEVTDFAGSVVEVEPFEVTWDAAAAEKGGWSSFMAKEVAEEPEAVAKTLLGRIHEGRVEIPELDGMDDLLRGIDRILVIACGTAAYAGMVGKYALESWTRVPVDVELAHEFRYRDPVLSPNTLVVSISQSGETMDTLMAVKYAREQGAKTLSICNTQGATIPRESDAVVYTHAGPEVAVASTKAFVAQITALYLLALHVARLRGTLSAEQLADNVAELEAIPGKIVRVLETEQERISQFAHWMADTRSVLFLGRHVGYPIAMEGALKLKELAYIHAEGFAAGELKHGPIALIEAGQPVFVVVPSPRGSGDMHRKVISSIEEIRARGARVIAIAEEGDAAVLPVADEVLRIPLAAPMFEPLLAVVPLHIFAMGLATAKGLDVDQPRNLAKSVTVE
- a CDS encoding CapA family protein, producing MIRFTAVGDVGPERPDVDSLFEKVAAHVRAADIAFMQLEMTLTQRGQRVPQTKHTSRTHPDAAAAFRRAGFTHAGWASNHSLDWGTEGFFDTIDALDAASVVPLGVGRDLSEARRIRIAEADGIRVAILAYCSILPADYWATAQRPGVAPLRAFTVHEPIEPDQPGTPARMHTFPHPDDLSGMVADIRAAREIADAVIVSAHWGIHFSYAELADYQRVAGRAAIDAGADLVIGHHAHILKGVEMYRGKAIFHSLGNFAIELPMDEEHAQRPSFRHLLSLHPGWEPDIGGMFNFPPDSRKSIIVDCDIDERGVSGVRLRPVWIDRMAVPEILAPDDPRFAEVVDYLRGASSAAGLDTTFTVDGDEVRVS
- a CDS encoding MmgE/PrpD family protein; the encoded protein is MRGATAELAEWAASLRIEDLPDSVIDRVLAHTLDTVGAILVGATQPWTRTVAEYASVESPTGRSRSAALDRTLRPEWAALINGTAAHGFEIDDYALPGLSHPGSVVVPSAFALGEDRGISGRALIVALAAGFESIVRFGEACTPSLTSHRGFHVTSALGVFGSAASAVSVRGLTAERGLAALGIAAAHASGTTEFTRTGGDIKRLHAGMAAAAGIRSAALAAGGFTAPLAAIEGERGFLAAFVEQARPEQLTAQLGHRWALDGLALKRWCVCAGIQAPLAGLDAILREGDIRPEDITAIEVGVDRATLAHVGHIGGSPRDMTEAQMSLHHAMAMRLVAGGNDPLHYTLFEQGLDVGAQADRVSLHVDDTAEEAFPRRLLASVTVRTATTTATTVRAEAPGTPTTPMDRDARLEKFHALADPLIGERDAVRLVDAVDALREDGPVSVVLAHTRKAQHTA
- a CDS encoding ABC transporter ATP-binding protein, with the protein product MPLLEVSDLTKRFKVPGGSVEAVSGVSFSLERGETLALVGESGCGKSTTGRALLGAPGPDEGTIVLDGVTLSDRAASRRRDVQMIFQDARASLNPRRRVRDLVAEGLRIAGVPRAETRTRVDAMLRAVGLDPDRVGDRRAAEFSGGQCQRIAIARAMVMEPQVLVCDEPVASLDVSVQAQVVNLLQDMKESYGLAMLFISHDLSVVRSISDRVAVMYLGRVVEIGGVDELYENPGHPYTRALLDSVPAPDPAAPSRGAALTGDLPSPMSPPSGCRFRTRCPLAQDVCATETPTLRRTAAGQLAACHFSELVAA
- a CDS encoding ABC transporter ATP-binding protein, coding for MTLDSQADLRESGSADALLRVEDARCAIPTGRGDVKALGGVDLELRAGEVLGVVGESGSGKSTLAGFIIGALAPGAQSTGSVILEGQDLRSLPSETARRVRGRRIGIVFQDPMMALNPVVPIGRQVTEAAMFNLGLSRAEAKAKAVGLLRQVGIPDPERRLRHYPHQFSGGMRQRITIAMALVCDPDILIADEPTTALDVTVQRQILDLLARLARERSLAMIMVSHDLSVIAGRTDTIAVMYGGYVVESGPTVEVFRNPRHPYTRALLRAIPRIDGSRHARLEAIPGSPPDLTLLGTGCPFAPRCPNALPLCADVMPAVSHPHGGRTLRCHNPVPEGA
- a CDS encoding ABC transporter permease, translating into MTATAPPTRPSTRTLHTVTVPRRRHAGRRIALVVSVTWIALLATLALVADLLPLPGIDEPVGGPSLPPFSGEGPLLGTDAIGRDVATRLIYGIRISLAVGIGATVIALVIGVLLGLIAANARGKIEALINVLADTVLSFPPLLLLMALATVVVPGVPTLVFALGFLFVPPFLRLTRSAALAQMNRDYITAARTLGAGRARIVFRELLPNSIQPVVSYAVVVIAVIIVIEGSLSFLGVGVPPPAPSWGSMIASGKDNLSRAPYLIVAPSLMIFLTVLSFNTVGDHLRRRLSGTGAA
- a CDS encoding ABC transporter permease; the protein is MSVFTGERMRATRIRSRPALARAAHLAAVVLLVTLAATALTDLMPGSPGSVILGPGATAQQIADFDAAHGYDQPLFARYVQWLGAALTGDLGTSIQTNQPVAEVLLQRLPVTLELTVLALLLSLLIAVPAAVYAASRANGVFDRIMSSLASGFLSIPVFVVGVVLVYVLAVSTRWFPVAGWAPLSAGLGENLRFAFVPVLALALGEFPAFYRLLRGDVITTLREDFVRTATVRGLPRAYILLRHVLRPSSFSLITVAAVAFGRLLAGSIVIESLFALPGLGSLALQSIPAKDVPMIQGIVVLVAVTYVLINAAVDIAYTFLDPRTRR
- a CDS encoding ABC transporter substrate-binding protein, translating into MHHTLRTAAAVIAAGMVLGLAACSTSGDPAPAGPASATGDPVAGGDATIILGVEAVRGLDPALLFNLTPSGDANRMAAIYDVLFWSDASTGEVHGQLGDSLEPDVDGTVWTMSLHPDIVFTDGTPLDAAAVVANYERIQDPATASPLAGLLEGATFAVVDETTLTIELTEPNLQFDKIVATSFTHIGSPTAMAEDPDYANNPVGAGPFVLEEWVRDDHMTLVRNPDYFQEGLPYLDSITFTPLRDPTQRINTVQTGAAHAAVPGSELAFKQAATDAGLALTTAPAGGGPVLMFNTQTAPFNDLRARQAVQLALNIDELTSVVDPGSSAPDSLYGPESAFHPGDSIFVEHDAEAAQALFSELAADGNPVSFTVTMPQSGFFTRTAEYLQSRLAQYDDVTVQIETLDNATLDERVFRKQDYQMSAQIVPVTDPEPNLAKLLQTGGQTNYMGFSDPELDAALDSGRASVDEKERTAAYATVEEIVVAQVPILPIRNQESFTVHAKSLHGLTLHGDGSLLYDRLWLNAE
- a CDS encoding cytochrome P450, whose amino-acid sequence is MMRNGEPVARIDIVQADGRWRRVDNPRVEQNQMTHSDSRCPFADDFDATAAESFDGAHENYRRLRDEAPVAYSSGYGGFYALTRFEDVEKAARDSTRFISSVRAVVPSDPRGIRRPPLNFDAPAHSPFRRALDRTLHHSRLERLAPRLRAHAEREIQPFLDAGTSDICRSFGTIYPAFTAAEWLNLDRDQVYRLASVSSDWVDAWRRQDGETVTARSNEMYDMARALVADRRANPRPVETDPASSLLAEEYEGAPLAEELVVGALRQSLVVGLVAPPILLGGICVHLSRDQDLQSRLRADPALIPAALEEFIRLYTPYRGFARTVSEPVEVHGRLIEPGVPVTLVYASANRDERVFPDPDAFVLDRSNISRHMGFGRGRHRCVGMALARLSLRIALEVLLERTQSFDVAGEIEMTRMPELGAQSVPLRVVPA